DNA sequence from the Pseudophryne corroboree isolate aPseCor3 chromosome 6, aPseCor3.hap2, whole genome shotgun sequence genome:
ATAACCACATTTCCAGCTATAGCAACCTCCACTACATCGGCCTCCAATACGCCAAATTTATTATCAAGTACATTATTTTCTGAGAACACATCAGCCTCTCATGCTCCAAATTCAATATCAACTACTATAGCTACAGCAGCCTACACTGCCTCAATGTCCTTATCAGATACCTCAAGCACTAATGCTACAGCTTCATTTACAGCCAAATCAGCTTCCGCTGCTACAACTTCATCAGGCTCTGCTATCTCAGCTTCCTTATCAGCTGCATCAGCCTCCAATGTTCCATCTTCATTGTCAGCTGCAATAGGCACTAACGGTTCAACTTCATATCCAGTACCATTACATTCAACTTTATCTACAGTTACAGCGGGCCCCAATTTATCTACTTCATTGTTGCCTACATCAGCCTCCAATACCTCAACTTCATTATCACATACATCACGTTCTGAGGCCTCAACTTCATTATCAGCCACAGCATCCTCCAATGCCTCAACTTTATTATCACATACATCAGGATCTGAGGCCTCAACCTCATTATCAGCCACAGCAGCCTCCAGTGCCTCAACTTTATTATCACATACATCAGGTTCAGAGGCATCAACCTCATTACCAGCCACAGCATCCTCCAATGCCTCAACTTTATTATCACATACGTTGGGATCTGAGGCCTCAACTTCATTACCACCCACGGGAACCTCCAATGCCTCAACTTTGTTATCACATACATCAGGTTCGGAGGCCTCAGCCTCATTACCAGCCACAGCATCCTCCAATGCCTCAACTTCATTATCACATACATCAGGATCTGAGGCCTCAACTTCATTACCAGCCACAGCAGCATCCAATGCCTCAACTTTATTATCACATACATCAGGTTCGGAGGCATCAACCTCTTTACCAGCCACAGCATCCTCCAATGCCTCAACTTTATTATCACATACATCAGGTTCGGAGGCATCAACCTCATTACCAGCCACAGCATCCTCCAATGCCTCAACTTTATTATCACATACATTGGGATCTGAGGCCTCAACTTCATTACCAGCCACGGCAACCTCCAATGCCTTAACTTTATTATCACATACATCAGGTTCGGAGGCCTCAGCCTCATTACCAGCCACAGCATCCTCCAATGCCTCAACTTCATTATCACATACATCAGGATCTGAGGCCTCAACTTCATTACCAGCCACAGCAGCATCCAATGCCTCAACTTTATTATCACATACATCAGGTTCAGAGGCATCAACCTCTTTACCAGCCACAGCAGCCTCCAATGCCTCAACTTCATTATCAAATATATCAATTTCTGAGGCCTCGACATCATTACCAGCCACAGCATCCTCCAATGCCTCAACTTCATTATCACATACGTTGGGATCTGAGGCCTCAACTTCATTACCAGCCACGGCAACCTCCAATACCTCAACTTTATTATCACATACTTCAGGTTCGGAGGCCTCAGCCTCGTTACCAGCCACAGCATCCTCCAATGCCTCAACTTTATTATCACATACATCAGGATCTGAGGCCTCAACTTCATTACCAGCCACAGCAGCATCCAATGCCTCAACTTTATTATCACATACATCAGGTTCGGAGGCATCAACCTCTTTACCAGCCACAGCATCCTCCAATGCCTCAACTTTATTATCACATACATCAGGTTCGGAGGCATCAACCTCATTACCAGCCACAGCATCCTCCAATGCCTCAACTTTATTATCACATACATTGGGATCTGAGGCCTCAACTTCATTACCAGCCACGGCAACCTCCAATGCCTTAACTTTATTATCACATACATCAGGTTCGGAGTCCTCagcctcattaccagccacaccatccTCCAATGCCTCAACTTCATTATCACATACATCAGGATCTGAGGCCTCAACTTCATTACCAGCCACAGCAGCATCCAATGCCTCAACTTTATTATCACATACATCAggatctgaggcatcaacctctttACCAGCCACAGCAGCCTCCAATGCCTCAACTTCATTATCAAATATATCAATTTCTGAGGCCTCAACTTCAAAACCAGCCACAGCATCCTCCAATGCCTCAACTTCATTATCACATACGTTGGGATCTGAGGCCTCAACTTCATTACCAGCCACGGCAACCTCCAATACCTCAACTTTATTATCACACACATCAGGTTCGGAGGCCTCAGCCTCGTTACCAGCCACAGCATCCTCCAATGCCTCAACTTTATTATCACATACATCAGGATCTGAGGCCTCAACTTCATTACCAGCCACAGCAGAATCCAATGCCTCAACTTTATTATCACATACATCAGGTTCGGAGGCATCAACCTCTTTACCAGCCACAGCATCCTCCAATGCCTCAACTTTATTATCACATACATCAGGTTCGGAGACATCAACCTCATTACCAGCCACAGCATCCTCCAATGCCTCAACTTTATTATCACATACATTGGGATCTGAGGCCTCAACTTCATTACCAGCCACGGCAACCTCCAATGCCTTAACTTTATTATCACATACATCAGGTTCGGAGACCTCAGCCTCATTACCAGCCACAGCATCCTCCAATGCCTCAACTTTATTATCACATACATCAGGATCTGAGGCCTCAACTTCATTACCAGCCACAGCAGCATCCAATGCCTCAACTTTTTTATCACATACATCAggatctgaggcatcaacctctttACCAGCCACAGCAGCCTCCAATGCCTCAACTTCATTATCAAATATATCAATTTCTGAGGCCTCAACTTCATTACCAGCCACAGCATCCTCCAATGCCTCAACTTCATTATCACATACGTTGGGATCTGAGGCCTCAACTTCATTACCAGCCACGGCAACCTCCAATACCTCAACTTTATTATCACATACATCAGGTTCGGAGGCCTCAGCCTCGTTACCAGCCACAGCATCCTCCAATGCCTCAACTTTATTATCACATACATCAGGATCTGAGGCCTCAACTTCATTACCAGCCACAGCAGCATCCAATGCCTCAACTTCATTATCAAATATATCAATTTCTGAGGCCTCGACTTCATTACCAGCCACAGCATCCTCCAATGCTTCAACGTCATTATCACCCACATCAGGTCCTAATTCCACAACTTCATCACCAGTCACACTACATTCAACTTCATTGTCAGACACATTAGCCTCCAGTGTTCCATCTAGATTGTCAGCTACAACAGCCTCTAATAGCTCAACTTCATTATCAGTCATATTAAACTCAACTTCAGCCTCTTATTTATCAACTTCATTATCAGCTACGTCAGCTTCCAATGCCTCAACTTCATTATCAGCTACGTCAGCCTCCAATGCTTCAACATCATTATCAGCTACATCAGCCCCCAATGTTTCAACATCATTATCAGCTACATCAGCCTCTAATGCTTCAACTTCATTATCAGCTACATCAGCCCCCAATGCCTCAATATCATTATCAGCTACATCAGCCCCCAATGTATCAACATCATTATCAGCTACATCAACCTCCAATGCCTCAACTTCATTATTAGCTACATCAGCCTCCAATGCCTCAACTTCATTATTAGCTACATCAGCCTCCAATGCTTCAACTACATTATTGGCTACATCAGCCTCCAATGCcttaacttcattatcaatcacatcAAGTTCTAATGCCACAACTTCATCACCAATCACAAATGTTCCAACAACCATTCAATCAACAACTGTCATTGATAATGTTATTGTCCCTTTGGTGTTTAAGATTATCAATCAAAACTTTACTAGCGAACTGCAGAACACAACATCGCCTGAATTTACTAATCTGAAGGCTACTGTGGAGAATGCGGTAAGGAAATTTAAATAGCCTGATATTTATTTTATTACAATGTATTTCTACAATACTGATGTAGATTCTTAGGGGGATAtttattgtttgaaaagttggttgggtgtctgttttttcctgtctattagaaatgaaaaaacagacacccaactgacttttcaaacaattgaatacccaccTCTGTGTTTGAAAATATACCAGTATTCTACACTTCAAGTCAAATGCTGGGTGGTTTGAAAATGTTCTGTGTGtttctgggaggtggctattcagactcACAAACAGTAGGTGATTTGTCTTATTGGTGTATTGTGAGAGTGTCACAGGTTTGTCACTGACTGAAGTGTTTGCGTACGTGAGATTATTCACTCCCATAGGACACAtaactcagatggagaaactgcacctgtcatAGGGCTGGGGCAAGTTTTATTGGTGCAACCAATGGTGGTATCTAAAGACACACCTCACAGTATTTCTGCATATTCGGATGCTGACagcgggtgtctcagtccttgcacattaggCACACAGATGTACGCAAGGGAAGTGCTTGTAGCGGCATTAGCATCATATCGCAAATGCAAGACCAGCAAAAGGCACAGATGCTGCTGCGTGCGACTCAGGCACAAAATGACTGTTATTATGTCTCATCATGtgtattgtattattatatattgcaGCTGACAAACATTTATGCAAGCAAATTTGATAATTTCAAGAATGTAACCGTGACAGGATTCAGGTAAGTAAATTTTTTAATAAATTACCTGAAGAATtgagtagtatatatatatgtgtgcaaagagatggtatagcgccacttgtgaggcgaAAAATCTCAGTAAAAGCTATGTAAATAAActataaaatttaaataaaaacgcTAAAAGCCCACGTAACCTTATAGAATAGTATCAGCCCAACCCTAAAAATGcaacactggtatagtattgttaaAAAGTATAGGAAATGGGGGGATAGGGATAGAGGCGACAAGTGCGGCTAAAAAAAACAGTGTTTTAAAAATGCCAAAAGatgctataaaattataaaaataatttttaatatatatgagagtaaaaacagtttaaAGAAAAGGGGGTTTTAAAATACAAGAAAATTGTTCTATATAAACAATACAAAAGTaataaaaggataggaattcaaactTAACTTAAAAGCAGTGGGTGGTCAATACagccccaacgcgtttcatctcagcagacttcttcaaggggtagggacagaatgaagctgcatgtctatttatacccatatccCTTAGTTAGATGGTTGTGTTTGCGTACGTGAGATTATTCACTCCCATAGGACACATAACTCAGATGGAGAAACTATTATTAACTATTAACTATTTACTATTAGATTATTTTACAGCCAGTTTTGCTGTAAAATAATCTTTTGTCagctttttaccatataatgtataatCACATCACATGACTGATTATGATGTCACAACCCTCTACCTAAgtgatatgggtataaatagacatgcagcttcattctgtccctaccccttgaagatgtctgctgagacgaaacgcgttgggcctgtaTTGACCACCCACTGCTTTTAAGTTAAGTTTTGAATTCCTATACTTTTATTACTTTTGTATTGTTTTATATAGAACAATTTTCTTGTATTTTAAAATCCCCCTTTCttgaaactgtttttactctcatatatattaaaaattatttttataattttataacatcTTTTGGCGTTTTTAAAACACGTAAAAACACTGTTTTTTTAGCCGCACTTGTCGCCTCTATCCCTATCCCcccattttgtatatatatatatatatatatatatatatatatatttatatatagaacaAGCACCCTGATAGCAAGAGTGGATACAGAGAGGGGGGCAGAGGGGGAATTTGCCCCCCCTAGCATACTCCTGCTGACGGGACAAACTTTTTGTCAGTGGCAGCCAGGGTGCCAGCCGATCTCCCAGACATGGCATCTCACAGCAGATGCCTTTCCTCCCCACTCACCCCTTTGGTCTGCACGGCAGTTAATCAACAGAGTTagttgattgagactgctttcacCTTTCATCACCTTCCACGACTGGCTCCGTGAAGGTGACATAGGCCTAGGGTTTGCAGAGAAAAGTTAAGTAAAACCTGGCACTGAAACTGATACAGTAAACATTTTGCAGCTTTTACAGGAAGAAGCAAAGTATGGTTAATGTGGTtgtaaacatttttatttatttttttatttttttaacaaaagaGTTTTCAAGATTCCTTTTTTTTTTCATAGCAAAATGGCAAATCACAAAATATTAACATGCCTAAGATAATAACTATCCAGTATGGAATGTAAGAGGAATGAAGGGGGTATGCAGGCATTAACTTTCTCTGCAGCAATACTTGGGTGTCTTGAGAATGTTTTCAATACTTGGGTGTCTTGAGAATGTGTTGCCGACTGAGTACACATTATATAAAGACACTGTGATTTATATAGTAACCTGTGCAAGGTATAGGTTATCAAGGAGAATGGCAGCGTACTGAGGCAGTGACACATATTTTTATTGCCAATATGCCAAAATCCTCTTGcagggacagtgggggtcattccgagttgatcactcgctagcaactttttgcagcactgtgatcagatagtcgccacctatgggggagtgtattttagatttgcaagtgtgcgaacgcttttgcagacgacggcacaaaaaagttttttgcagtttctgagtagctctggacttattcagctgctccgatcacttcagtctttttggtcccggaattgacgtcagacacccgccctgccaaCGCTTGgagacacctgcgtttttccaaacattcccagaaagcagtcagttgacacccacaaacgccctctttctgtcaatcaccttgcgatcggctgtgcgaatggattcttcattaaatccatcgcccagcatcgatcctctttgtacccatatgatgcgcttgcgcattgcggtgcatacgcatgtacagttttgccgagatttaacctgatcgcagagctgcaaaaagttgctagcgagcgatcaactcggaatgacccccagtgtctctgATAAGAGTCCATTCCTTTGAAGAGTAAAAAgtaaagtgatagctgaaactatCACTTTACTGTGGATTTGGAATGGGCATGCTTATGCACATGCACTGCCATTGTCCCACTTATATACAAGTATAGGCTGCCAGGGAGGGATCTAAAGATCAATTTCGGGCAAAAAGGTGGAAGAAGATTGCCTATAGAGTACAATAATTTACATTTTATGATGGCTTTGACTACTACAGTATATGCCAGCTTAGTAAATAGGACATTTTCACAGCTTCCATACAAAACTAAAGGGTCTACATCTACAAAAGAGAATAGAAATACCCTTAGGTTAAAAGCTATTAAATAATGCATCAGTCCTCTGAAAAGGGGCATTTAGTACATGAATAAATAGGCATATATGTGATATCCGTCCATTTATCTATCTATGGGAAAAAACAAATCAAAATATTTTTTTGCTGTACAAACTTCATTCTGTTTAACttatttatatgtgtataatgcccacatgaacccttcggcttatatattgtgtaaatctggctctggtatatATTTACTTGTGTGATAGAGGAatcgggactggagaggggaggagtcaggactggagaggggaggggtcagCAATAAACAGCAAACCGCccaccctaaaagaaaagtctagatccgtccctgcctgaTAGGGTAGTAGTTTCTGAAACACAATATtgtcacagtatactgtatatagatattctTCATATTAGATATTCGATTTTCATAGGCACATCAAAAAGTAATTCTTGCCCACTCCATCCCAGTCCCAAGGATCATGAATTACTATGCCATATGGCCAAACCAATCACTTTTCATTGCCACCATGTTGTGGTTGAAACAATAAAGTTGTTCTATATTGCAATATTGTTTCAACCACAACATGGCAGCAATGAAAACACATGTTCACTAAAGTGATTGATTTGGCTGTTTGGCCTGTACACATTCGCTGCGTATGCTGTTGACAGCTGCAACATGCCCCTAATGCGTTTCCAACATGCACATGTCTTTTCTGCCACTCCCTATTACCTACAAAATGGCCGCTTCTTTGTCACTTGAGAACAAATTTTCACTGCAAGTGTAATCGTTAATAAACCGCTGTGCATGCACATTGGGATAGTGGCGCAGGTACAGTTTAATGATGATCTTTCATTTGTGAAAACATCAGCACAgcttacaactatgaatcaggctctATGTAGCCAGGAAAATGTACCTGCCTTGTACAGATGTTCTGGCTTGTTCTTTTTAATACTCATATCTGGGGTTGGATGGTCTCCAAGCAGTCCATCATCCATGGGATCACAGCTGTTCATCATGTTAATGTTTCAGCTAGGACTCTGTGAGGGCTCATTCTACCTGGTCAATGAGGACTTCCTGGTTGACTTGACACAGGTACAATttacccaggcctgatggaggggcccagcacAGGCCCAAGTCCCACCCCCTCCCATTTTTTGggagcagcagctcttctcctcagcccagcatacaGTATGTTGCTGTTTGCTGGGCTGCAGTGCAGCCGGGAGGTGGTTAAAGTACTATTtttactgtatttttttctaagtgtgcagaGCTACAactcccgtgattaggccacgacAACCAAGAAGTACCTGTGCACAGCGGCGGATTAGCAGCACCGCCGGTGGGTGTCTTAGCTGGAAATCCATGggctgctgcattagcataaagatgcagtCACTCTGTGAAAGACttacccacctctgaatcagaccatacagtatatgtcatgttggttgtgtttttgtttagattTCACCTCATAACCCCATCTcttgtgcattattattattatttctgtttaGTGTACTACAATACATGTTCACCTGTTCAGTTTGTGATTGGTAAATGTATAGTACTTTTTCCATTAattataataaaagttacgtttttaatttaatttttgctTAGCCAAAGAGTGCTCCTACTTGCAGCTGCTGTATCTTTCCTGACTGTCATGGCAAAACAATCAAATAACATTGTTTTTGGGATAAACCATGTTGCAATAATGGGTGGAAATACTagacggctttatttttacactgcaagttagatgagAGTTTGGACATGCCCCTCTTACAACTAAATCTCTTtgaatgttacatctgcctcaccctcaatgcaacatggttttgccaaggtgcaaagttattAGTCTTATTCACTTTGGTCCTAACACTGAATCAGCCCCATTTTGTAAAATATGGTTTATCCAATGGAAATTGCCATCTAGAACACTTTACTACTTCaagaaatgttttgttttttttgtacacTTTAAATTATACACATTCAGCGTACagtagttcatacttgcctacgctcctggAATGGCTGGGAGTCTCACGAAAATTGTGTGGCACTGATTGCCAACTGTaacagtgggcaagtctcccagagccAGCCACTACATACCACTCAGCAGCCCACTTACCAAATGAAGTGGGTGGTCCTGCAGGTGATGACGTAATTTACGTTGAATCACACCACTGTTGCCACACCCTCccgccctgacccccccccccccctcctccccgctgtataatgccagtattctatgtattatatagcaggGGATGTGGCCATGGTGTTGCCTTCTATTACACACCACGCCCCCTTGCCTTGCCAAAGACCCCACACAGCCTCCTAGCTATGCTGACCTGGCTGCACCTCCCCCCGAAGTAGGCAGCAAGAAATTTGGTAACTGTGGCAACATTACATTATGATTTACATTTAAGGGAGTAGTTTGGTATGCCCATTTTGAATACATGGTGCATGATATGTACGCATGTACTGTATCTACTCATTAGAAATGTTTTCGGGAAATTGCATTAATATATTGGAAACCAATGTAATGGTTGACTAttagctagggtggccaatcccggggcattttttcaatcccaggattcgggattgaaaaatgctcaatcccgggattcccgggatcccgggattgcagtagggaccagtgtagggagcagggagagtatatgtggagggcagcgaggggtggagggtgggtgtagggagcatgtaaggagcaggaagggagggtgggtgtagggagcatgtaaggagcaggaagggagggtggatgtagggagcatgtaaggagcagaaagggagggtgggtgtagggagcatgtaaggagcaggaagggagggtgggtgtatgaGCAGCGAcggagtgagtgtagggagcatgtaaggagcaggaagggagggtgggtgtagggagcatgtaaggaacaggaagggagggtggatgtagggagcaggaagggaggatgGTTGTAGGGAGCAGGAAGTGAGGATGGTTGTAGGGAGCAgcaggagggtgggtgtgtagggagcatgtaaggagcaggaagggaaggtgtcggtgggtgtagcgagcagggaggatgtcaggagcagagaggggGGAAGGATGTCTGGATCAGagagggagtgtgggtgtaggtagcgaatGCGATAACACTTACTAATTAGGTGGGCCgcgggcaccagccatggacacacacacacactgactgtgctggtggcatttcaaatgtagcgctggccgccagccagtcaaaCTGGCGtcttgcagccaatcaggagccgcggctgctgccgcttccctgattggctaccggtctgccagctctgattggctggcggccggcgctacatttgaatatGTGGAACAACCTGTGCTGCTGTATCTAtctcgctgacagccgggcagcactgtgctatagtgctcagcgctgtccggcaaaactgcgcatgcgcactctaatcccgtgaatcccgggattggaggctccaatcccgggattcaaatcctggcatttttgggcccaaatcccgggatcccgccgatcccgatctcgggattggcctccctactgttaGCTATATCCAGAATTCACTGTCATCTCAGAAAAGATGAATCATAAACATGGAGCTAGCAATTAAGTCTATTTAGATTATGATAGGCTATTGAAGGCAGTAAATGGGCATGATCTGCATTTGTTCAGATGTCTAACTTTCTTTTGCTTCTTCTGTTTTTGCAGCAACGGCTCCATAGTTGTAGATTCTACACTTGAATTCAACAGTATCAGTACTCCAGCACCTTCTAGTGACAACACTGTGCGTGTGCTAGTCAGCGGCCTTGACCACGATAGCCGCATTGGCGGTTTACAACTTCTGAAAGACAGCATCAGTTCAAATAGTGAGTgagacagacatatatatatatatatgtataatattatTAGATTATAATTATAAAATGGCAACATATTAGACAGTGCTGTACCATGAGGAGATTATTATACAAAACAGATTTGCATACAATGACGTGATGAAGGTAAAGGAATTTACCATCTAAGAGGTATGGGGAACAATTAGTAGCTGTGGCTGCTGATGGGAAGAATGTAAGCCTACTGTAAGGAAGTTGTTATGAATCTGTGCACAGGATGCGCGTTGCAAAGTTGATGTGGGAGGTAGTGCGTTAAGTATAACTAACAATATGGCGCTATTTACATTGTAGTATACAGTTCCAAGAGCAGCTCCAATAGCTTCCTCTGTGCACTGCatgcgcacaccctgcacccattattttgccAGCGATGGCATCAGCAGCGCTGCAGAAcccaccaggaaaatggtgtggcaggCATTTTCCCAGCTTTTTGCATATGCATGTtaaagaaatcactgggaaaatggctggccCGCCATTTTCCTAGaggcctgcacatgcgcactagactcagGGACATCGCtaaggtcccctagtgaccctagtgcccagagtctacagagcAGCTGGCTAGAAGGGAGGGGGCCTAGACAACACAAGGCCTTCTCCTCTCTTGAAGAGTCTCTGTGCTAACAATGGTGCTGATGCAGAGTTGTTGGTAAAATAGCCAGAAATTAGTTATAAAAATAAATGAAGACAGACGAATAGTGTAGTTCCACACATTTGAAGTGCTGTATATGTCCCAAGATGCATCCATCTCCACATCAGCAGGCACCAGCATATGCACCTCATTTATTACAAGCAATCATCACCAGCATGTGTTGTCACCTGCCAAGTAGCAGAAGCAAAAGTTATGCCTCCTATATGCATGTTTCTGTAGGTCTGTATTTTTGTAACCACACCTTTATTGCACTCTGGGAACAATAAAATGCCCCTTGCCACCTCTGCAGGAACCGGGAGGCATAAGTGACAGAATCGCTCAAGTCTGCATGCTAATTTTAGTGAGCCCATTTTTTTGGCAATGCAGAGATCAATACTctataacacaggttctcaaactcggtcctcaggacctcacacagcgcatgttttgcaggtctcctcacagaatcacaagtgaaataattaactccacctgcggacctttttaaaatgtgtctgtgggtaattaatacacctgtgcacctgctaggttacttgcaaaacatgcactgtgtggggtaatgaggaccgagtttgcagacctatactCTATAAGAACTG
Encoded proteins:
- the LOC134934559 gene encoding prestalk protein-like, producing MTDNEVELLEAVVADNLDGTLEANVSDNEVECSVTGDEVVELGPDVGDNDVEALEDAVAGNEVEASEIDIFDNEVEALDAAVAGNEVEASDPDVCDNKVEALEDAVAGNEAEASEPDVCDNKVEVLEVAVAGNEVEASDPNVCDNEVEALEDAVAGNEVEASEIDIFDNEVEALEAAVAGKEVDASDPDVCDKKVEALDAAVAGNEVEASDPDVCDNKVEALEDAVAGNEAEVSEPDVCDNKVKALEVAVAGNEVEASDPNVCDNKVEALEDAVAGNEVDVSEPDVCDNKVEALEDAVAGKEVDASEPDVCDNKVEALDSAVAGNEVEASDPDVCDNKVEALEDAVAGNEAEASEPDVCDNKVEVLEVAVAGNEVEASDPNVCDNEVEALEDAVAGFEVEASEIDIFDNEVEALEAAVAGKEVDASDPDVCDNKVEALDAAVAGNEVEASDPDVCDNEVEALEDGVAGNEAEDSEPDVCDNKVKALEVAVAGNEVEASDPNVCDNKVEALEDAVAGNEVDASEPDVCDNKVEALEDAVAGKEVDASEPDVCDNKVEALDAAVAGNEVEASDPDVCDNKVEALEDAVAGNEAEASEPEVCDNKVEVLEVAVAGNEVEASDPNVCDNEVEALEDAVAGNDVEASEIDIFDNEVEALEAAVAGKEVDASEPDVCDNKVEALDAAVAGNEVEASDPDVCDNEVEALEDAVAGNEAEASEPDVCDNKVKALEVAVAGNEVEASDPNVCDNKVEALEDAVAGNEVDASEPDVCDNKVEALEDAVAGKEVDASEPDVCDNKVEALDAAVAGNEVEASDPDVCDNEVEALEDAVAGNEAEASEPDVCDNKVEALEVPVGGNEVEASDPNVCDNKVEALEDAVAGNEVDASEPDVCDNKVEALEAAVADNEVEASDPDVCDNKVEALEDAVADNEVEASERDVCDNEVEVLEADVGNNEVDKLGPAVTVDKVECNGTGYEVEPLVPIAADNEDGTLEADAADKEAEIAEPDEVVAAEADLAVNEAVALVLEVSDKDIEAV